Proteins from one Bradyrhizobium amphicarpaeae genomic window:
- a CDS encoding cytochrome P450 — protein MTASGTPASPATASVPHLDVDPFDMNFFADPYPTHQRLREAGPVVYLDKWNVYGVARYAEVHAVLNDPATFCSSRGVGLSDFKKETPWRPPSLILEADPPAHTRTRAVLSKVLSPTVMKGLRDRFAAAAEERVDMLLAKRSFDAITDLAEAYPLSIFPDALGLKPEGREHLIPYASVVFNAFGPPNELRQEAIARSSPHQAYVTAQCQRDNLTPGGIGACIHAHVDEGAITATEAPLLVRSLLSAGLDTTVNGIGAAVYCLARFPEQWQRLRDDLTLARNAFEEAVRFESPVQTFFRTTTRDVELSGATIGEGEKVLMFLAAANRDPRRWDEPDSYDITRRTSGHVGYGSGIHMCVGQLVARLEGETMLSALARRIASIEITGEPKRRFNNTLRGLDSLPVTITPA, from the coding sequence ATGACCGCATCCGGCACGCCTGCATCGCCGGCAACGGCTTCCGTCCCGCATCTCGACGTCGATCCCTTCGACATGAATTTTTTCGCCGATCCCTACCCCACGCATCAGCGGCTGCGGGAGGCGGGGCCGGTGGTCTATCTCGACAAGTGGAACGTCTACGGCGTGGCGCGCTATGCCGAGGTCCATGCGGTGCTGAACGATCCCGCGACCTTCTGCTCCAGCCGCGGTGTCGGCCTCAGCGATTTCAAGAAGGAGACGCCGTGGCGGCCGCCGAGCCTGATCCTCGAGGCCGATCCGCCCGCGCACACCCGCACCCGCGCCGTGCTGTCAAAGGTGCTGTCACCGACCGTGATGAAGGGCCTGCGCGACCGCTTTGCGGCGGCAGCCGAAGAACGAGTCGATATGTTGCTTGCCAAGCGCAGTTTTGACGCCATCACGGATCTGGCGGAAGCCTATCCGCTCTCGATCTTCCCGGACGCGTTGGGGCTGAAGCCCGAAGGCCGCGAGCATCTCATCCCTTATGCGAGCGTCGTGTTCAACGCGTTCGGCCCGCCCAACGAGTTGCGCCAGGAAGCCATCGCGCGCTCGTCGCCGCATCAAGCCTATGTCACCGCGCAATGCCAGCGTGACAATCTTACGCCTGGCGGCATCGGGGCCTGCATCCACGCCCATGTCGATGAGGGCGCGATCACCGCGACTGAAGCGCCGCTCCTGGTGCGCTCGCTGTTGTCGGCCGGCCTCGACACCACGGTCAATGGCATCGGTGCCGCCGTCTATTGCCTGGCGCGTTTCCCCGAGCAATGGCAGCGCTTGCGCGATGATCTGACGCTGGCGCGCAACGCCTTCGAGGAGGCCGTGCGGTTCGAAAGCCCGGTGCAGACCTTCTTCCGCACCACGACGCGTGACGTCGAGCTGTCCGGCGCGACGATCGGCGAAGGCGAGAAAGTGCTGATGTTCCTCGCCGCGGCCAATCGCGATCCCAGGCGCTGGGACGAGCCCGACAGCTACGACATCACCCGCCGCACCTCCGGCCATGTCGGCTATGGCTCCGGCATCCACATGTGCGTCGGCCAGCTCGTGGCGCGGCTGGAAGGCGAGACGATGCTCTCGGCGTTGGCGCGCCGCATCGCCAGCATCGAGATCACGGGCGAGCCGAAGCGCCGCTTCAACAACACGCTGCGCGGGCTGGACAGCCTGCCGGTGACGATCACGCCGGCCTGA
- a CDS encoding branched-chain amino acid ABC transporter permease, giving the protein MIGFGKPLKIALGLIVIAGLIVIPMNFNRYGLFILSQWAVMSIAAMGLNLTLGYAGQVSLAQGAFVGIGAYAAAIMTTHGWPLPAAIVVAIVLGFAVGWVLGYPALRVQHHYLAFVTLAFSTLAFLVFRNESWLTGGIYGISNIPRPHVFGIATNKPLPFYYVCLGSLAIVSVAVWWLIRSPWGRAFMALRENPLRAQSLGIDTRRYTLMAFAIGSALGGVAGALYAPLTQYIDPVPFNLSLSLDLLMMVIVGGAGFYFGPFLGAMIAVLLPEWLRFTEGYYLMLYAIAVMGLLIWSPTGILGILDRYLAERRTKAASALRAVAKSRLETAQ; this is encoded by the coding sequence ATGATCGGCTTCGGCAAACCCCTGAAGATCGCGCTCGGCCTGATCGTCATCGCCGGCCTGATCGTCATCCCCATGAACTTCAACCGCTACGGCCTGTTCATCCTCAGCCAATGGGCGGTGATGAGCATCGCCGCGATGGGCCTCAACCTCACGCTCGGCTATGCCGGCCAGGTCTCGCTGGCGCAAGGCGCCTTCGTCGGCATCGGTGCCTATGCCGCCGCCATCATGACCACCCATGGCTGGCCGCTGCCGGCGGCGATCGTCGTCGCCATCGTGCTGGGCTTCGCGGTCGGCTGGGTGCTCGGCTATCCCGCGCTGCGCGTGCAGCACCACTACCTTGCCTTCGTCACGCTGGCCTTCTCCACCCTCGCCTTCCTGGTGTTCCGCAACGAGAGCTGGCTGACCGGCGGCATCTACGGCATCTCCAACATCCCGCGTCCGCATGTCTTCGGGATCGCAACCAACAAGCCCCTGCCGTTCTACTATGTCTGCCTCGGTTCGCTCGCGATCGTGTCGGTCGCGGTATGGTGGCTGATCCGCTCGCCCTGGGGCCGCGCCTTCATGGCGCTGCGCGAAAACCCGCTTCGGGCGCAGTCGCTCGGCATCGACACCCGCCGCTACACGCTGATGGCGTTCGCGATCGGCTCGGCGCTCGGCGGCGTCGCCGGCGCGCTCTACGCGCCGCTGACGCAATATATCGATCCCGTGCCTTTCAACCTGTCGCTTTCGCTCGACCTCCTGATGATGGTGATCGTCGGCGGCGCGGGCTTCTACTTCGGCCCGTTCCTCGGCGCGATGATCGCGGTGCTGCTGCCGGAATGGCTGCGCTTCACCGAGGGCTATTACCTGATGCTCTACGCGATCGCCGTGATGGGGCTTCTGATCTGGTCACCGACCGGCATCCTGGGAATCCTCGACCGTTACCTTGCCGAGCGCCGCACCAAGGCGGCCTCCGCGCTGCGCGCCGTCGCGAAATCCCGCCTGGAGACGGCGCAATGA
- a CDS encoding ABC transporter ATP-binding protein — protein MSDPILSVHNLVGGYGKMTILNGTNFSVPPATITTIIGPNGAGKSTVFKAIFGLLKLREGKVSFAGRDVTGLSQRALLNAGICYVPQGRNIFPELSVRHNIELGGVAAGKGLDLPKRIEAALDLFPALRRKSTQQASTLSGGEQKQLEIARSLLLEPKLVLIDEPSIGLSPLMVQQTFDILKSLRDRGVTILMIEQNARSALEISDIGIVLELGQTRMVDDARRILNDPRIGQLFLGGAMEESAA, from the coding sequence ATGAGCGACCCGATACTCTCGGTTCACAATCTCGTCGGCGGCTACGGCAAGATGACGATTTTGAACGGCACCAATTTCTCGGTGCCGCCTGCGACCATCACCACCATCATCGGCCCGAACGGCGCCGGCAAGTCCACCGTGTTCAAGGCGATCTTCGGCCTGCTCAAGCTGCGCGAGGGCAAGGTCAGCTTTGCCGGCCGTGACGTCACCGGTTTGAGCCAGCGCGCGCTGCTCAATGCCGGCATCTGCTACGTGCCGCAGGGCCGCAACATCTTCCCCGAGCTGTCGGTGCGCCACAATATCGAGCTCGGCGGCGTCGCTGCCGGGAAGGGCCTCGATCTGCCGAAGCGTATCGAGGCGGCACTCGACTTGTTTCCCGCGCTGCGCCGCAAATCCACACAGCAGGCCTCGACGCTCTCCGGCGGCGAGCAGAAGCAGCTCGAGATCGCCCGCTCGCTGCTGCTCGAGCCCAAGCTGGTGCTGATCGACGAGCCCTCGATCGGCCTGTCGCCGCTGATGGTGCAGCAGACCTTCGACATCCTGAAATCCTTGCGCGACCGCGGCGTCACCATCCTGATGATCGAGCAGAACGCGCGCTCGGCGCTGGAGATCTCCGACATCGGCATCGTGCTCGAGCTCGGCCAGACCCGCATGGTCGACGACGCCAGGCGCATCCTGAACGATCCGCGCATCGGCCAGCTCTTTCTCGGCGGCGCCATGGAGGAGAGTGCGGCATGA
- a CDS encoding MarR family winged helix-turn-helix transcriptional regulator, which translates to MPAPSTRSRQKPAPGDAGPTLDLDRYVPAFVTFIANKLSNSATAFYQREFGVNVTEWRIMSLLAIEPGIPASRICHVIGFDKGPVSRTLAGLEKRGLVSIRTDPHDGRTHSISLTAKGRATHDKVIVAALERERRLLSCLNKDEREVLIDLLRRLHENLGAVTGGIDP; encoded by the coding sequence ATGCCTGCGCCTTCGACCAGATCCCGCCAAAAACCCGCGCCTGGCGATGCGGGACCGACGCTCGATCTCGACCGTTACGTCCCGGCGTTCGTCACCTTCATTGCCAACAAGCTCTCGAACAGCGCAACCGCGTTCTATCAGCGGGAGTTCGGCGTCAACGTCACGGAATGGCGGATCATGTCGCTGCTGGCGATCGAGCCCGGCATTCCGGCATCGCGCATCTGTCACGTCATCGGTTTCGACAAGGGGCCGGTGAGCCGGACGCTGGCGGGCCTCGAGAAGCGCGGGCTGGTCTCGATACGCACCGATCCCCATGACGGCCGCACCCATTCGATCTCGCTGACGGCGAAGGGCCGCGCCACCCATGACAAGGTGATCGTCGCAGCGCTCGAACGCGAGCGGCGGCTGTTGTCCTGCCTGAACAAGGACGAGCGCGAGGTGCTGATCGATCTGCTTCGCCGGCTGCACGAGAATCTCGGCGCGGTCACCGGCGGCATCGATCCCTGA
- a CDS encoding ABC transporter substrate-binding protein, whose amino-acid sequence MRTAFWLAGAAALVLANPAFAGDTIKIGFVSTFSGPTAVIGNDMRNSFELALDHMGRKMDGKPVEVIYEDDGQKPDVGKQKTEKLVQSDKVDFIVGYIWSNVLLASLKTAVDSQTFLISANAGPSQLAGELCSPYVFSTSWQNDQTPAAMGLYMNQKGVKSVFLIGPNYAAGKDMLAGVKSTFKGEVKGEEYTVWPSQLDFSAELSKARASGAESIFVFYPGAAGVQFLNQYAQAGLKSTMPLYTAFTVDELSLPLQKENALGVPGAQEWVNDLPNEQNKRFVADYRKKYTGLRPTYYGAQAYDAAQLINSAVIAVKGDTSKKDAMKAEMEKANFKSLRGPFKYGKNHIPVQNFYLQDVVKDGEGQLSLKTVATIVENDQDRFHDKCAMK is encoded by the coding sequence ATGAGGACGGCATTCTGGCTGGCGGGCGCAGCGGCGCTGGTGCTGGCGAACCCGGCGTTCGCCGGCGACACCATCAAGATCGGTTTCGTTTCGACCTTCAGCGGCCCGACCGCCGTGATCGGCAACGACATGCGCAACTCCTTCGAGCTGGCGCTGGATCACATGGGCCGCAAAATGGACGGCAAGCCGGTCGAGGTCATCTACGAGGATGACGGCCAGAAGCCCGATGTCGGCAAGCAGAAGACCGAGAAGCTGGTGCAGTCCGACAAGGTCGATTTCATCGTCGGCTATATCTGGTCGAACGTGCTGCTGGCCTCGCTGAAGACCGCCGTGGACTCGCAGACCTTCCTGATCTCGGCCAATGCAGGCCCGTCGCAGCTCGCCGGCGAGCTGTGTTCGCCTTACGTGTTCTCGACCTCCTGGCAGAACGACCAGACGCCTGCCGCGATGGGCCTCTACATGAACCAGAAGGGCGTCAAGAGCGTGTTCCTGATCGGGCCGAACTACGCGGCCGGCAAGGACATGCTCGCGGGCGTCAAGAGCACCTTCAAGGGCGAGGTCAAGGGCGAGGAATACACGGTCTGGCCGAGCCAGCTCGACTTCTCCGCCGAGCTCTCCAAGGCCCGCGCCTCCGGCGCCGAGTCGATCTTCGTGTTCTATCCCGGTGCGGCCGGTGTGCAGTTCCTCAATCAATATGCCCAGGCGGGCCTGAAGAGCACGATGCCGCTCTACACGGCGTTCACCGTCGACGAGCTGTCGCTGCCGCTGCAGAAGGAAAACGCGCTCGGCGTTCCCGGCGCGCAGGAATGGGTCAACGACCTCCCCAACGAGCAGAACAAGCGCTTTGTCGCCGACTATCGCAAGAAATATACCGGCCTGCGTCCGACCTATTACGGTGCGCAAGCCTATGACGCGGCACAGCTTATCAACAGTGCGGTGATCGCGGTGAAGGGCGACACCAGCAAGAAGGACGCGATGAAGGCCGAGATGGAGAAGGCCAACTTCAAGTCGCTGCGCGGCCCCTTCAAATACGGCAAGAACCACATCCCGGTGCAGAACTTCTATCTGCAGGACGTGGTGAAAGACGGCGAAGGCCAGCTCTCGCTGAAGACGGTCGCGACGATCGTCGAGAACGACCAGGATCGCTTCCACGACAAGTGCGCGATGAAGTGA
- a CDS encoding bifunctional sugar phosphate isomerase/epimerase/4-hydroxyphenylpyruvate dioxygenase family protein has translation MNERSIATVSLSGALDEKLRAIASAGFDGVEIFENDLLSFGSGPRDIAKLCGDLNLKISAFQPFRDFEGMPEPQRARNFARAERKFDLMQELGTDLLLICSNVSPASLGGIDRAADDFRELGDRAARRSLRVGYEALAWGRHVNDYRDAWEIVRRADHHAIGIILDSFHALAPGFPTRAMASIPGDKIFLVQLADAPKLELDILSWSRHFRSFPGQGDLPVGEFMAAIAATGYAGPLSLEIFNDQFRAGSATQTALDGLRSLILLEDQLAPDWPNFATEPLAPKAKSRGTGFIEFAVNETKAGELGRLFAQLGFRKSGAHRSKAVERWSQGDVELVINSETDGFAHSHYVTHGPGVCAIALDVDNAGLAMQRAETLKARTFYQPVGPGELEIPAIHGVGGSLLYFLDQAGRNWDTDFEPVPSNASGDALLAVDHIAQSMPYDEMLSWLLFYTGILDLKRLPQMEISDPRGLVQSQAIVNADQSLRFVLNGSSANRTLPARFISEFFGSGVQHVAFSCRDIFATVAQMRKRGADFLDIPANYYDDIEAKYDLAPELMAQLRTNHILYDREGDGEFFQVYTHIFDERFFFEIVERRDYQGFGAANAGIRLAAQAREVRPASMPRA, from the coding sequence ATGAACGAGCGCTCGATCGCAACCGTCTCCCTCTCCGGCGCCCTCGACGAGAAGCTCCGCGCCATCGCATCCGCCGGCTTCGACGGGGTCGAAATCTTCGAGAACGATCTGCTGTCGTTCGGTTCCGGCCCGCGCGACATCGCAAAGCTCTGTGGCGATCTCAACCTGAAGATCTCTGCGTTCCAGCCGTTTCGCGATTTCGAGGGCATGCCGGAGCCACAGCGTGCGCGCAATTTTGCCCGCGCCGAGCGCAAATTCGATTTGATGCAGGAACTCGGCACCGATTTGCTGCTGATCTGCTCCAACGTCTCGCCGGCTTCGCTCGGCGGCATCGACCGCGCCGCCGATGATTTTCGGGAGCTGGGCGACCGCGCCGCCAGGCGCTCCTTGCGCGTCGGCTACGAGGCCTTGGCCTGGGGCCGCCACGTCAACGACTATCGCGACGCCTGGGAGATCGTACGGCGCGCCGATCATCACGCGATCGGAATCATCCTCGACAGCTTTCACGCACTGGCACCGGGATTTCCCACCCGCGCGATGGCCTCGATCCCCGGCGACAAGATCTTTCTGGTGCAATTGGCGGACGCGCCGAAACTCGAGCTCGACATTCTGTCGTGGAGCCGTCACTTCCGCTCTTTCCCCGGCCAGGGCGACCTGCCGGTCGGCGAGTTCATGGCCGCGATCGCGGCGACCGGCTATGCCGGGCCGCTGTCGCTGGAGATCTTCAACGACCAGTTCCGCGCCGGCTCGGCCACGCAGACCGCGCTCGACGGCCTGCGCTCGCTGATCCTGCTGGAGGATCAGCTTGCGCCGGACTGGCCGAACTTCGCCACCGAGCCGCTGGCGCCGAAGGCGAAGAGCCGCGGCACCGGCTTCATCGAGTTTGCCGTCAACGAGACCAAGGCCGGCGAACTCGGCCGCCTGTTTGCGCAACTCGGCTTCCGCAAGTCCGGCGCGCATCGGAGCAAGGCCGTGGAGCGCTGGTCGCAAGGCGACGTCGAGCTCGTCATCAACAGCGAGACCGACGGCTTTGCACATTCTCACTATGTGACGCACGGCCCCGGCGTTTGCGCCATTGCGCTCGATGTCGACAATGCCGGCCTTGCCATGCAGCGCGCCGAGACGCTGAAGGCGCGCACCTTCTACCAGCCGGTAGGGCCGGGCGAGCTCGAGATTCCCGCGATCCACGGCGTCGGCGGCAGCCTGCTGTATTTCCTCGATCAGGCCGGCAGGAACTGGGACACCGATTTCGAGCCTGTCCCGAGCAACGCAAGCGGCGACGCCCTGCTCGCCGTCGACCACATCGCACAATCGATGCCCTATGACGAGATGCTGTCCTGGCTGTTGTTCTACACCGGCATCCTCGATTTGAAGCGGCTGCCGCAGATGGAGATCTCCGATCCCAGAGGCCTCGTGCAGAGCCAGGCCATCGTCAACGCCGATCAGAGCCTGCGCTTCGTGCTCAACGGCTCCTCGGCCAACCGCACGCTGCCGGCGCGCTTCATTTCGGAGTTCTTCGGCTCGGGCGTGCAGCACGTCGCGTTCTCGTGCCGGGACATCTTTGCGACGGTCGCGCAGATGCGCAAGCGCGGCGCGGACTTCCTGGATATCCCTGCCAATTACTACGACGACATCGAAGCCAAATACGATCTTGCGCCCGAGCTGATGGCGCAGCTGCGCACCAACCACATCCTCTACGACCGCGAGGGCGACGGCGAGTTCTTCCAGGTCTACACCCACATCTTCGACGAGCGCTTCTTCTTCGAGATCGTCGAGCGCAGGGATTATCAGGGATTTGGCGCGGCCAATGCCGGCATCAGGCTCGCGGCCCAGGCCCGCGAGGTGCGGCCCGCGAGCATGCCGCGGGCGTAG
- a CDS encoding ABC transporter ATP-binding protein, whose translation MSSVLEVTEIKKNFGGISAVDGVSFDVREGEILGLIGPNGCGKSTLFNCILGQLTPSGGEVKLDGKVVTGLRPSELNKLGVSRTFQLLQVFPKLSVRENLILAGQEHQGNMASRLVGRSDAGLTDAANQMIGFFKLDHLADEPAGGLSYGQQKLLDAAMAFMGGPRLVLLDEPAGGVNPSMLADLKDRLVAINREKNATFVVIEHNMEFVMSLCSRVMVMAEGKVLAMGRPDEVRKNPAVIEAYLGH comes from the coding sequence ATGAGTTCGGTCCTCGAAGTCACCGAGATCAAGAAGAACTTTGGCGGCATCAGCGCCGTCGACGGCGTCTCTTTCGACGTCCGAGAGGGCGAGATCCTCGGCCTGATCGGGCCGAACGGCTGCGGCAAGTCGACCCTGTTCAACTGCATTCTCGGCCAGCTCACGCCAAGTGGCGGCGAGGTCAAGCTCGACGGCAAGGTCGTCACGGGCCTCCGCCCCTCCGAGCTCAACAAGCTCGGGGTCAGCCGCACCTTTCAGCTGCTGCAGGTGTTTCCAAAACTCTCGGTGCGCGAGAACCTGATCCTCGCGGGCCAGGAGCACCAGGGCAACATGGCCTCGCGCCTGGTCGGCCGCTCCGATGCCGGACTGACCGATGCCGCCAACCAGATGATCGGCTTCTTCAAGCTCGACCATCTCGCCGACGAACCCGCCGGCGGACTGTCCTATGGCCAGCAAAAATTGCTCGACGCCGCCATGGCCTTCATGGGCGGCCCGCGCCTGGTGCTGCTCGACGAGCCCGCCGGCGGCGTCAACCCGTCGATGCTTGCGGATTTGAAGGACCGCCTGGTCGCGATCAACCGCGAGAAGAACGCCACCTTCGTCGTGATCGAACACAACATGGAATTCGTGATGTCGCTGTGCTCGCGCGTGATGGTGATGGCGGAAGGCAAGGTGCTGGCAATGGGACGGCCCGACGAGGTGCGGAAAAACCCCGCCGTGATCGAAGCCTATCTCGGACATTAG
- a CDS encoding NAD(P)/FAD-dependent oxidoreductase, translating to MAANPHRVVIVGAGFGGLEATYRLAGAPVEITLIDRRNHHLFQPLLYQVATASLATSEIAWPIRHLMRDRPEVTTLFATVSGVDAARRCVLIDDGSEVAYDTLVLATGARHAYFGHDEWEQWAPGLKTLEDGTTLRRHILVAFERAERETDPAKRAARLTFVIVGAGPTGVELAGTIAEMARHTLPGDFRNIDTTKARVVLIEAGPRVLAGFADDLSAYAQASLEKIGVEVVLGQAVTEINREGVVFGGKLLEAKTRIWAAGVRASPAAEWLGAPADRAGRVQVEDDLTIPGHREIFAIGDTVSINAWEGKPVPGIAPAAKQQGRHVAETIKARLRGAATGPFRYKHAGSLAQIGKRLAVIDFGRFKLRGTIAWWIWGIAHIYFLIGLRHRLSVALSWLWIYARDQRAARLITQGSSKVM from the coding sequence ATGGCCGCCAATCCCCACCGCGTCGTCATCGTCGGAGCCGGCTTCGGCGGGCTGGAGGCGACGTATCGCCTCGCGGGCGCGCCGGTCGAGATCACGCTGATCGACCGCCGCAACCACCATCTGTTCCAGCCCCTGCTGTACCAGGTCGCGACCGCCTCGCTCGCCACCAGCGAGATCGCCTGGCCGATCCGCCACCTGATGCGCGACCGGCCCGAGGTGACGACGCTGTTCGCGACGGTCAGCGGCGTCGACGCGGCCAGGCGCTGCGTGCTGATCGACGACGGCAGCGAGGTCGCTTACGACACGCTGGTGCTGGCGACCGGCGCGCGTCACGCCTATTTCGGCCACGACGAGTGGGAGCAATGGGCGCCCGGCCTGAAGACGCTGGAGGACGGCACCACCTTGCGCCGGCACATCCTGGTGGCGTTCGAGCGCGCCGAGCGCGAGACCGATCCAGCCAAGCGCGCGGCGCGGCTGACCTTCGTCATCGTCGGCGCCGGTCCCACCGGCGTCGAACTCGCCGGCACCATCGCCGAGATGGCGCGTCACACGCTGCCCGGCGATTTCCGCAACATCGACACGACCAAAGCCCGCGTGGTGCTGATCGAGGCGGGGCCGCGCGTACTCGCGGGCTTTGCCGACGACCTCTCGGCCTATGCACAGGCCTCGCTGGAGAAGATCGGCGTCGAGGTCGTGCTGGGACAGGCCGTTACCGAGATCAATCGCGAGGGCGTCGTGTTCGGCGGCAAGCTGCTCGAGGCCAAGACACGGATCTGGGCCGCCGGCGTCCGGGCCTCGCCCGCCGCCGAATGGCTGGGCGCACCAGCCGATCGCGCCGGGCGCGTTCAGGTCGAAGACGATCTGACCATCCCAGGTCATCGCGAGATCTTCGCGATCGGCGACACCGTCAGCATCAACGCCTGGGAGGGCAAGCCGGTGCCCGGTATCGCGCCGGCGGCCAAGCAGCAGGGCCGGCATGTCGCCGAGACCATCAAGGCGCGGCTGCGCGGAGCTGCCACGGGCCCGTTCCGCTACAAGCACGCCGGCAGCCTCGCCCAGATCGGCAAGCGGCTCGCCGTGATCGACTTCGGCCGCTTCAAGCTGCGCGGCACCATCGCATGGTGGATCTGGGGCATCGCCCACATCTACTTCCTGATCGGCCTCCGCCACCGGCTCAGCGTTGCCTTGAGCTGGCTCTGGATCTACGCGCGCGATCAACGCGCGGCGCGGCTGATCACGCAGGGATCAAGCAAGGTGATGTAG
- a CDS encoding ABC transporter substrate-binding protein, whose translation MKNLKWTLALAASLMTGAASAEISDNVVRVGVLNDISGIFQDTNGMGSVEAARMAAEDFNGGGKNIKVEIVYADHQNKADVGNAIARKWLDVEGVDAIVDVPNSAVGLSINTLLRDSRMTFLASSTASSDLTGKACSPNTIQWVNDTWATGNTTAAAMMSRGGKDWYFLTVDYALGKGIEAEAQKYIEGHGGKVLGSSKHPLGTSDFASFLLQAQGSKAQVIGLANAGGDTINAVKQAAEFGIQQNGQKLVAFLLFINDVHGMGIKVAQGLQVMEAFYWDMNDDTRAFAKRFAARPGMNGKMPSGNQAGVYASTLAYLNAVAATGSDNARDAVPEMKKFKGKDKLFGDTAIRQDGRVVHPMYLFEVKKPEESKYPYDYYKLVSTIPAEQAFRPLSEGGCELVK comes from the coding sequence ATGAAAAATCTGAAGTGGACGCTTGCGCTGGCCGCAAGCCTCATGACCGGCGCGGCGAGCGCGGAGATCTCGGACAATGTCGTGCGCGTCGGCGTGCTCAACGACATCTCCGGCATCTTCCAGGACACCAACGGCATGGGCTCGGTGGAAGCCGCGCGTATGGCTGCGGAGGATTTCAACGGCGGCGGCAAGAACATCAAGGTCGAGATCGTCTATGCCGACCATCAGAACAAGGCCGATGTCGGCAACGCCATCGCGCGCAAATGGCTCGATGTCGAAGGCGTCGATGCCATCGTCGACGTGCCGAACTCGGCGGTCGGCCTCTCCATCAACACGCTGCTGCGCGACAGCCGTATGACTTTCCTGGCGTCTTCGACGGCAAGCTCGGACCTCACCGGCAAGGCCTGCTCGCCCAACACCATCCAATGGGTTAACGACACCTGGGCGACCGGCAACACCACTGCAGCCGCGATGATGTCGCGCGGCGGCAAAGACTGGTATTTCCTCACGGTCGACTACGCGCTCGGCAAGGGCATCGAGGCGGAAGCACAGAAATATATCGAGGGCCACGGCGGCAAGGTGCTGGGCTCCTCCAAGCATCCGCTCGGCACCTCTGATTTCGCGTCGTTCCTGTTGCAGGCGCAGGGGTCGAAGGCCCAGGTGATCGGCCTTGCCAATGCCGGCGGTGACACCATCAACGCGGTGAAGCAGGCCGCCGAATTCGGCATCCAGCAGAACGGTCAGAAGCTCGTCGCCTTCCTGCTCTTCATCAACGACGTTCACGGCATGGGCATCAAGGTCGCGCAGGGCCTCCAGGTCATGGAAGCCTTCTACTGGGACATGAACGACGATACCCGCGCCTTCGCAAAGCGGTTCGCCGCGCGGCCCGGCATGAACGGCAAGATGCCGAGCGGCAACCAGGCCGGCGTCTATGCCTCGACGCTCGCTTATCTCAATGCGGTCGCGGCGACCGGCAGCGACAATGCCAGGGACGCCGTGCCCGAGATGAAGAAATTCAAGGGCAAGGACAAGCTGTTCGGCGACACCGCGATCCGCCAAGACGGCCGCGTCGTGCATCCGATGTACCTGTTCGAGGTGAAGAAGCCGGAGGAGTCGAAATATCCGTACGATTATTACAAGCTGGTTTCGACCATTCCGGCGGAGCAGGCGTTCCGCCCGCTGTCGGAAGGCGGGTGCGAGCTGGTGAAGTAG